A portion of the Stella humosa genome contains these proteins:
- a CDS encoding DUF2125 domain-containing protein — translation MVRTFRTATLAVLLALLVLAGAGYAWFWHRVAADIAAGVPAWAASLAADGVRVRHGPVAVTGFPLVFRLEVPQPVFDRAAAMPAMRWSGDRLTLTAQPWALREWTIDVPQPSRLELSAGGSPWTAAVARVDGRLRVDAAAGELVIGAHGIAGSGDDPLAIAAVRLRLAGDPQRRGALAVALTADAIRLPARPQPLLGRDISRLAVDGWLVERIPNLPPAAALEAWRNAGGTVDVERFALAWGDVQADGAMTLALDPALQPLLAGTASLTGHEAVLDALVAAGTLRRMEAFGMRALLGAMAAPTGDGQRPALRVQFSIQDRRVQAGPVGGTTYRLLSLPRIEWPDR, via the coding sequence ATGGTCCGAACCTTTCGTACTGCGACGCTGGCCGTCCTCCTTGCCCTGCTGGTGCTGGCTGGTGCGGGCTATGCCTGGTTCTGGCACCGGGTTGCGGCTGACATCGCGGCCGGCGTGCCCGCCTGGGCCGCCTCGCTGGCGGCCGATGGCGTCCGCGTCCGGCATGGCCCGGTCGCCGTCACCGGTTTCCCCCTCGTCTTCCGGCTGGAGGTGCCGCAGCCGGTCTTCGATCGCGCCGCCGCCATGCCGGCCATGCGTTGGTCGGGCGACCGGCTGACGCTGACCGCCCAGCCCTGGGCGCTGCGCGAATGGACGATCGACGTGCCGCAGCCGAGCCGGTTGGAACTGTCGGCCGGCGGCAGCCCGTGGACGGCCGCGGTCGCGCGCGTCGACGGTCGGCTGCGGGTCGATGCGGCCGCGGGCGAACTCGTCATTGGCGCGCATGGCATTGCCGGCAGCGGTGACGATCCGCTGGCCATCGCCGCGGTCCGGCTGCGCCTGGCGGGCGACCCGCAGCGCCGCGGGGCCCTGGCGGTGGCCTTGACGGCCGACGCGATCCGCCTGCCGGCCCGCCCGCAGCCCCTGCTGGGGCGGGACATAAGCCGCCTGGCCGTGGATGGCTGGCTGGTCGAGCGCATCCCCAACCTGCCGCCGGCGGCAGCCCTGGAGGCATGGCGCAATGCTGGTGGAACAGTCGATGTCGAACGCTTCGCGCTGGCCTGGGGCGATGTCCAGGCCGATGGTGCGATGACGCTGGCACTGGATCCGGCGCTCCAGCCGCTGCTGGCGGGGACGGCCAGCCTCACTGGCCACGAGGCGGTGCTGGACGCGCTGGTCGCCGCTGGAACGCTGCGCCGGATGGAGGCGTTCGGCATGCGCGCGCTGCTGGGGGCGATGGCGGCCCCCACGGGCGACGGGCAGCGCCCGGCGCTCCGGGTGCAGTTCTCGATCCAGGACCGGCGCGTCCAGGCGGGCCCGGTCGGCGGAACCACCTATCGCCTGCTGTCGTTGCCCCGTATCGAATGGCCGGATCGCTGA
- a CDS encoding HU family DNA-binding protein yields the protein MAAAETTPTVSLRQLAATLAEKHEMPKKLATAVLEDLVALVTEHLEKGDKVRLTGLGILQVRKREARMGRNPATGEPIEIKASKKVAFRASKDLKEAV from the coding sequence ATGGCGGCTGCTGAGACCACTCCGACGGTGTCGCTGCGCCAGTTGGCGGCGACCCTCGCCGAGAAGCATGAGATGCCCAAGAAGCTGGCGACCGCCGTGCTCGAGGATCTCGTCGCCTTGGTGACCGAGCATCTGGAGAAGGGCGACAAGGTCCGGTTGACCGGCCTCGGCATTCTCCAGGTCCGCAAGCGTGAAGCTCGCATGGGCCGCAACCCCGCCACCGGTGAGCCGATCGAGATCAAGGCGTCCAAGAAGGTCGCCTTCCGCGCTTCCAAGGATCTCAAGGAAGCGGTCTGA
- a CDS encoding alpha/beta hydrolase family protein, protein MPLVRLIGIGRLLLLLALLSAPPAAQAGSEHEGLSEGSLTVPVVLPDGSSVRLAGYLARPPGPGPFPIVLLTHGTPRDPADRTRTRAESAGPQARDFARRGWAALSIVRRGYGTSEGEFVESAGNCGSRDYGAAGLAAAVDLRLAAGWLAAQPWADPRRLLLVGVSTGGLTATALASQPPTGLVGVINFAGGRGSRGPNDVCQPDRLVEAFARYGRTARAPGLWIYAENDLYFGPALSRAMLAAYQGAGAPAEFHLLPPFGADGHSVYGRAPELWWPLVDAFLRRSRLPTWSPTALSPDALPAVTDRLRAAFERYLAGAGEKAFAASATGRFGWATGRASTEAARAAALDFCQGSAGTEAGCRLYFVNLAPAAP, encoded by the coding sequence ATGCCGTTGGTACGCTTGATCGGCATCGGCCGCCTGCTTCTGCTGCTGGCGCTGCTGTCGGCCCCACCCGCGGCCCAGGCAGGCAGCGAGCATGAGGGCCTGAGCGAAGGATCGCTGACCGTCCCTGTGGTGCTGCCGGACGGTTCCTCGGTCCGGCTGGCCGGATACCTGGCGCGGCCGCCAGGGCCGGGACCCTTCCCGATCGTCCTGCTGACCCACGGCACGCCGCGCGACCCCGCCGACCGGACCCGGACCCGGGCCGAGAGTGCCGGCCCGCAGGCGAGAGACTTTGCCCGGCGCGGCTGGGCCGCCCTGTCGATCGTGCGCCGCGGCTACGGCACGTCGGAGGGGGAATTCGTCGAGTCCGCCGGCAACTGCGGCAGCCGGGACTATGGCGCGGCCGGCCTGGCGGCGGCGGTCGATCTGCGCTTGGCGGCCGGCTGGCTCGCGGCCCAGCCCTGGGCGGACCCGCGCCGCCTGCTGCTGGTCGGCGTCTCCACCGGCGGCCTGACGGCGACGGCACTGGCATCCCAGCCGCCGACCGGCCTGGTGGGCGTCATCAACTTCGCCGGCGGGCGCGGCTCGCGCGGGCCGAACGACGTCTGCCAGCCGGACCGGCTGGTCGAGGCCTTTGCCCGCTACGGCCGCACCGCGCGGGCGCCAGGCCTGTGGATCTATGCCGAGAACGACCTCTATTTCGGCCCGGCCCTGTCGCGCGCCATGCTGGCGGCCTATCAAGGGGCGGGCGCGCCGGCCGAATTCCACCTGCTGCCGCCCTTCGGCGCCGACGGCCATTCGGTCTATGGGCGGGCGCCGGAACTGTGGTGGCCGCTGGTTGATGCTTTCCTGCGCCGGAGCCGCTTGCCGACCTGGTCGCCCACCGCCTTGTCGCCGGATGCATTGCCTGCCGTCACCGATCGCCTGCGAGCGGCGTTCGAACGCTATCTTGCGGGGGCGGGGGAGAAGGCCTTCGCCGCTTCCGCCACGGGTCGTTTCGGCTGGGCGACGGGGCGCGCCTCGACCGAGGCCGCGCGGGCGGCGGCGCTGGACTTCTGCCAGGGCAGTGCCGGCACCGAGGCCGGCTGCCGGCTCTACTTCGTCAACCTGGCGCCTGCCGCCCCATAG
- the leuC gene encoding 3-isopropylmalate dehydratase large subunit has protein sequence MAKPRTLFDKIWDSHVVDRQEDGTCVLYVDRHLVHEVTSPQAFEGLRMAGRKVRRPDATLAVADHNIPTLNRSAGIDDPESRLQVETLEKNVAAFGVPYFPVEDVRQGIVHIIGPEQGFTLPGTTIVCGDSHTSTHGAFGALAFGIGTSEVEHVLATQTIIQRPAKNMLVQVDGDLPPGVTGKDLVLAIIGRIGTAGGTGHVIEYAGKAIRDLSMEGRMTVCNMTIEGGARAGLIAPDDTTFAYLAGRPMSPKGAAWEQAVAYWRTLPSDEGAVYDKVVHIDAAQIVPQVTWGTSPEDVLPITANVPDPAMIADEAKRESMERALAYMGLTAGMPLNQVAVQKVFIGSCTNGRIEDLRAAAAIAKGRKVAAGVHALVVPGSGLVKEQAEAEGLDQVFIEAGFDWREPGCSMCLAMNADKLQPGERCASTSNRNFEGRQGRGGRTHLVSPAMAAAAAVTGHLADVRELAA, from the coding sequence ATGGCAAAGCCGCGCACGCTCTTCGACAAGATCTGGGACAGCCACGTCGTCGATCGCCAGGAGGACGGCACCTGCGTCCTCTATGTCGACCGCCACTTGGTGCATGAAGTGACCAGCCCGCAGGCCTTCGAGGGCCTGCGCATGGCCGGCCGCAAGGTGCGCCGCCCGGATGCCACGCTCGCCGTAGCCGACCACAACATTCCGACGTTGAACCGCAGTGCCGGCATCGACGACCCGGAATCCCGGCTGCAGGTGGAGACGCTGGAGAAGAACGTGGCCGCCTTCGGCGTGCCCTACTTCCCGGTCGAGGACGTGCGCCAGGGCATCGTCCACATCATCGGGCCGGAGCAGGGCTTCACCCTGCCGGGCACGACGATCGTCTGCGGCGACAGCCACACCTCGACCCATGGCGCGTTCGGGGCGCTGGCCTTCGGCATCGGCACGTCCGAGGTCGAGCATGTGCTGGCGACCCAGACGATCATCCAGCGGCCGGCGAAGAACATGCTGGTGCAGGTCGATGGCGACCTGCCGCCGGGCGTGACCGGCAAGGACCTCGTGCTGGCGATCATCGGCCGGATCGGCACGGCGGGCGGCACCGGGCATGTGATCGAGTATGCCGGCAAGGCGATCCGCGACCTTTCCATGGAAGGCCGCATGACCGTGTGCAACATGACGATCGAGGGCGGTGCGCGTGCCGGCCTGATCGCGCCGGACGACACCACCTTCGCCTACCTGGCCGGCCGGCCGATGTCGCCCAAGGGTGCCGCCTGGGAACAGGCCGTCGCCTATTGGCGGACGCTGCCCAGCGACGAAGGCGCGGTCTACGACAAGGTGGTGCACATCGATGCCGCCCAGATCGTGCCGCAGGTCACCTGGGGCACCAGCCCCGAGGACGTGCTGCCGATCACCGCCAACGTGCCCGACCCGGCCATGATCGCCGACGAGGCCAAGCGCGAATCGATGGAGCGCGCGCTGGCCTATATGGGCCTGACCGCGGGCATGCCGCTCAACCAGGTGGCGGTGCAGAAGGTCTTCATCGGTTCGTGCACCAATGGCCGCATCGAGGACCTGCGGGCGGCCGCCGCCATCGCCAAGGGCCGCAAGGTGGCGGCCGGCGTCCACGCGCTGGTGGTGCCGGGCTCCGGGCTGGTGAAGGAGCAGGCCGAGGCCGAGGGCCTGGACCAGGTCTTCATCGAGGCTGGCTTCGACTGGCGCGAGCCGGGCTGCTCCATGTGCCTGGCGATGAACGCCGACAAGCTGCAGCCGGGCGAGCGCTGCGCGTCCACCTCGAACCGCAACTTCGAGGGCCGGCAGGGCCGCGGCGGGCGCACCCATCTGGTCAGCCCGGCGATGGCGGCGGCAGCGGCCGTCACCGGCCACCTGGCCGACGTGCGCGAACTGGCGGCCTGA
- a CDS encoding prephenate/arogenate dehydrogenase family protein: MTPVTFRRLALIGIGLIGSSLARAARAQGLAEEIVCSTRREATRDTARSLGIVDHAYENPAEAAAGADLVLLCTPVGTYADLSAAIAPVLAPGAILSDVGSVKQAVVRDVGPNVPDGVHFIPGHPIAGTEHSGPESGFAELFQGRWCILTPPPAADPAAVARLRAFWEKVGSQVVEMDPAHHDKVLAITSHLPHLIAYTIVGTATDLEETLRSEVIKYSAGGFRDFTRIAASDPVMWRDIFLDNREAVLEMLGRFSEDLAYLQRAIRWGEGDKLHELFTRTRAIRRGIIEAKQA; this comes from the coding sequence CTGACGCCCGTGACCTTCCGCCGCCTGGCCCTGATCGGGATCGGTCTGATCGGCTCCTCCCTGGCGCGCGCGGCGCGCGCCCAGGGGCTGGCCGAGGAGATCGTGTGCAGCACCAGGCGCGAGGCGACCCGCGACACGGCCCGGTCGCTCGGCATCGTCGACCATGCCTACGAGAACCCGGCCGAGGCCGCCGCCGGTGCCGACCTCGTCCTGCTCTGCACCCCTGTCGGCACCTATGCCGACCTGTCGGCCGCCATCGCACCCGTCCTGGCACCCGGCGCCATCCTGTCCGACGTCGGCTCGGTCAAACAGGCCGTCGTCCGCGACGTCGGCCCCAACGTGCCAGACGGCGTCCATTTCATCCCCGGCCACCCCATCGCCGGCACCGAGCATTCCGGGCCCGAGTCCGGCTTCGCCGAGCTCTTCCAGGGCCGCTGGTGCATCCTGACGCCACCGCCCGCCGCCGACCCGGCCGCCGTCGCCCGCCTGCGCGCCTTCTGGGAAAAGGTCGGCTCCCAGGTCGTCGAGATGGACCCGGCCCACCACGACAAGGTGCTGGCCATCACCTCGCACCTGCCCCACCTCATCGCCTACACCATCGTCGGCACCGCCACCGACCTGGAGGAGACGCTGCGCTCCGAGGTCATCAAGTACTCGGCCGGCGGCTTCCGCGACTTCACCCGCATCGCCGCGTCCGACCCCGTCATGTGGCGCGACATCTTCCTCGACAACCGCGAGGCCGTGCTCGAGATGCTGGGCCGCTTCTCCGAGGACCTGGCCTATCTCCAGCGCGCCATCCGCTGGGGCGAGGGCGACAAGCTGCACGAGCTCTTCACCCGCACCAGGGCCATCCGCCGCGGCATCATCGAGGCCAAGCAGGCCTGA
- the leuB gene encoding 3-isopropylmalate dehydrogenase codes for MAANKKILVLPGDGIGPEVMGQVRRVVDWFAKHRAVGFDLNEGLCGGAALDKHGTPLTDETMADAMDADAVLFGSVGGPKWDDLPFEKKPERGLLRLRKEMDLFANLRPAVVFDPLVGASSLKPEIVQGLDLLIIRELTGGVYFGEPRGIETLPDGTKKGFDTQVYTTPEIDRVADVAFDLARKRRNKVTSVEKANVMHTGVLWRQTVTALHAAKHKDVELGHMYADNCAMQLVRWPKQFDVIVTDNLFGDMLSDCAAMLTGSLGMLPSASLGATDPTTGRRRALYEPVHGSAPDIAGKGIANPLAELMSYSMMLRYSFDLGEDADLVDRAIERVLAEGKRTADIAEPGSSKVSTSQMGDAILDALDRLGR; via the coding sequence ATGGCTGCCAACAAGAAGATTCTCGTCCTGCCTGGCGACGGCATCGGCCCCGAAGTGATGGGCCAGGTCCGCCGCGTCGTCGACTGGTTCGCCAAGCATCGCGCCGTCGGCTTCGACCTGAACGAGGGCCTGTGCGGCGGTGCCGCGCTCGACAAGCACGGCACGCCGCTGACGGACGAAACCATGGCCGATGCCATGGATGCCGACGCCGTGCTGTTCGGCTCGGTCGGCGGCCCGAAGTGGGACGACCTGCCGTTCGAGAAGAAGCCCGAGCGCGGCCTGCTGCGCCTGCGCAAGGAGATGGACCTGTTCGCCAACCTGCGCCCGGCGGTGGTCTTTGACCCGCTGGTCGGCGCCTCGTCGTTGAAGCCGGAGATCGTCCAGGGCCTCGACCTGCTGATCATCCGCGAGCTGACGGGCGGGGTCTATTTCGGCGAGCCGCGCGGCATCGAGACGCTGCCGGACGGCACCAAGAAGGGCTTCGACACCCAGGTCTATACGACGCCGGAGATCGACCGCGTGGCCGACGTCGCCTTCGACCTGGCACGCAAGCGCCGCAACAAGGTGACCTCGGTCGAGAAGGCCAACGTCATGCATACGGGCGTGCTGTGGCGCCAGACGGTGACGGCCCTGCACGCGGCCAAGCACAAGGACGTCGAGCTCGGCCACATGTATGCCGACAACTGCGCCATGCAGCTCGTGCGCTGGCCCAAGCAGTTCGACGTGATCGTCACCGACAACCTGTTCGGCGACATGCTGTCCGACTGCGCGGCGATGCTGACGGGCTCGCTCGGCATGCTGCCGTCGGCCTCGCTCGGGGCGACCGACCCGACCACGGGCCGCCGCCGCGCGCTCTACGAGCCGGTGCACGGCTCGGCGCCCGACATCGCCGGCAAGGGCATCGCCAACCCGTTGGCCGAGCTGATGAGCTATTCGATGATGCTGCGCTACTCGTTCGACCTGGGCGAGGATGCCGACCTCGTCGACCGGGCGATCGAGCGCGTGCTGGCCGAGGGCAAGCGCACGGCCGACATCGCCGAGCCCGGCTCGTCCAAGGTCTCCACCAGCCAGATGGGCGACGCGATCCTGGACGCGCTCGACCGTCTCGGCCGCTGA
- a CDS encoding gamma-glutamylcyclotransferase has protein sequence MMSLHPCASGHFWVFGYGSLIWNPGFEPVEVRPGRLNGYHRRFCIYSTQYRGTDERPGLVLGLDRGGSCKGLALRIPIEQLEPVKAALWEREMLNNEYHPRILPVRTAEGPVPCLAFVVDRRHRFYSGRLAVAETAAIIAAAHGDRGPCIEYLDNTVRHLDELGLRDPSLTRLRDQVQRLLPPCPPPL, from the coding sequence ATGATGTCCCTTCATCCCTGCGCCTCCGGCCACTTCTGGGTGTTCGGCTACGGCTCGCTGATCTGGAATCCCGGCTTCGAGCCGGTCGAGGTCCGCCCCGGCCGCCTCAACGGGTACCATCGGCGTTTCTGCATCTATTCGACCCAGTATCGCGGCACCGACGAACGGCCGGGCCTGGTGCTCGGCCTGGATCGCGGCGGGTCGTGCAAGGGGTTGGCCCTGCGCATTCCAATCGAGCAACTGGAGCCGGTGAAGGCCGCGCTGTGGGAGCGCGAGATGCTGAACAACGAGTACCATCCGCGCATCCTGCCGGTGCGCACGGCCGAGGGGCCGGTGCCGTGCCTGGCCTTCGTCGTCGACCGCCGGCACCGCTTCTACAGCGGCCGCCTGGCCGTGGCCGAGACGGCGGCCATCATCGCGGCTGCCCATGGCGATCGTGGCCCCTGCATCGAGTATCTCGACAATACCGTCCGCCACCTGGACGAGCTCGGCCTGCGCGACCCGTCGCTGACCCGGCTGCGCGACCAGGTGCAGCGGCTGCTGCCGCCCTGCCCGCCACCGCTCTGA
- the leuD gene encoding 3-isopropylmalate dehydratase small subunit yields MQKFNQLTGVAAPLPMINIDTDKIIPKQFLKTIERKGLGKGLFDELRRRPDGTEIPEFVLNQPQYRNAEILIAGDNFGCGSSREHAPWALLDFGIRCIIAPSFADIFYNNSFKNGILPIALPQQVVDQLMEDARKGANAKIAVDLEAQTITRPDGEVIHFDLDPFRKHCLLNGLDDIGLTMEKGKRIDSYEGQQQASQPWLYSAAR; encoded by the coding sequence ATGCAGAAGTTCAATCAGCTCACCGGTGTCGCGGCACCGCTGCCGATGATCAACATCGACACCGACAAGATCATCCCCAAGCAGTTCCTGAAGACGATCGAGCGCAAGGGCCTCGGCAAGGGGCTCTTCGACGAGCTGCGGCGGCGCCCGGACGGCACCGAGATCCCGGAATTCGTGCTGAACCAGCCGCAGTACCGCAATGCGGAGATCCTGATCGCGGGCGACAATTTCGGCTGCGGGTCGAGCCGCGAGCATGCGCCCTGGGCGCTGCTCGATTTCGGCATTCGCTGCATCATCGCGCCCAGCTTCGCCGACATCTTCTACAACAACAGCTTCAAGAACGGCATCCTGCCGATCGCCCTGCCGCAGCAGGTGGTCGACCAGCTGATGGAGGATGCCCGCAAGGGCGCCAACGCCAAGATCGCGGTCGACCTGGAAGCGCAGACCATCACCCGGCCGGACGGCGAGGTGATCCATTTCGACCTCGATCCCTTCCGCAAGCATTGCCTGCTCAACGGCCTCGACGACATCGGGCTGACGATGGAGAAGGGCAAGCGGATTGACAGCTACGAAGGCCAGCAGCAGGCGAGCCAGCCCTGGCTCTATTCCGCGGCCCGCTGA
- a CDS encoding prephenate/arogenate dehydrogenase family protein yields the protein MDHPLPIRPGHRPPFRRLALIGIGLIGSSLARAARAQGLAEEIVCSTRREATRDTALSLGIVDHAYENPAEAAAGADLVLLCTPVGTYADLSAAIAPVLAPGAILSDVGSVKQAVVRDVGPNVPDGVHFIPGHPIAGTEHSGPESGFAELFQGRWCILTPPPAADPAAVARLRAFWEKVGSQVVEMDPAHHDKVLAITSHLPHLIAYTIVGTATDLEETLRSEVIKYSAGGFRDFTRIAASDPVMWRDIFLDNREAVLEMLGRFSEDLAYLQRAIRWGEGDKLHELFTRTRAIRRGIIEAERGMTPPPVQAAA from the coding sequence ATGGACCACCCGCTTCCCATACGACCCGGCCACCGCCCGCCGTTCCGCCGCCTGGCCCTGATCGGGATCGGCCTGATCGGCTCGTCCCTGGCGCGCGCGGCCCGCGCCCAGGGGCTGGCCGAGGAGATCGTGTGCAGCACCAGGCGCGAGGCGACCCGCGACACGGCCCTGTCGCTCGGCATCGTCGACCATGCCTACGAGAACCCGGCCGAAGCCGCCGCCGGCGCCGACCTCGTCCTCCTCTGCACCCCCGTCGGCACCTATGCCGACCTGTCGGCCGCCATCGCGCCCGTCCTGGCACCCGGCGCCATCCTGTCCGACGTCGGCTCGGTCAAGCAGGCCGTCGTCCGCGACGTCGGCCCCAACGTGCCAGACGGCGTCCATTTCATCCCCGGCCACCCCATCGCCGGCACCGAGCATTCCGGGCCCGAGTCCGGCTTCGCCGAGCTCTTCCAGGGCCGCTGGTGCATCCTGACGCCACCGCCCGCCGCCGACCCGGCCGCCGTCGCCCGCCTGCGCGCCTTCTGGGAAAAGGTCGGCTCCCAGGTCGTCGAGATGGACCCGGCCCACCACGACAAGGTGCTGGCCATCACCTCGCACCTGCCCCACCTCATCGCCTACACCATCGTCGGCACCGCCACCGACCTCGAGGAGACGCTGCGCTCCGAGGTCATCAAGTACTCGGCCGGCGGCTTCCGCGACTTCACCCGCATCGCCGCGTCCGATCCCGTCATGTGGCGCGACATCTTCCTCGACAACCGCGAGGCCGTGCTCGAGATGCTGGGCCGCTTCTCCGAGGACCTGGCCTATCTCCAGCGCGCCATCCGCTGGGGCGAGGGCGACAAGCTGCACGAACTCTTCACCCGCACCAGGGCCATCCGCCGCGGCATCATCGAGGCCGAGCGCGGCATGACGCCGCCACCCGTACAGGCCGCCGCCTGA
- the rplS gene encoding 50S ribosomal protein L19 produces the protein MNVLQKFEAEQVEKLLAERGVPMFGPGDTLRVSIKVVEGERERVQAFEGVCIARKNAGVNSSFTVRKISYGEGVERVFPLHSPRITAIDVIRRGEVRRAKLYYLRGRTGKAARIAEKGFNSGDAVTVIKKTAVPVKAGARKPAPKK, from the coding sequence ATGAACGTGCTTCAGAAGTTCGAGGCCGAGCAGGTCGAAAAGCTCCTGGCCGAGCGGGGCGTGCCGATGTTCGGCCCGGGCGATACGCTGCGGGTCAGCATCAAGGTCGTGGAGGGCGAGCGCGAGCGCGTCCAGGCGTTCGAGGGCGTGTGCATCGCCCGCAAGAATGCCGGCGTGAACTCCAGCTTCACCGTCCGCAAGATCTCCTACGGCGAGGGCGTGGAGCGCGTCTTCCCGCTGCATTCGCCGCGCATCACGGCCATCGACGTCATCCGTCGCGGTGAAGTCCGTCGCGCCAAGCTCTATTATCTCCGTGGTCGCACCGGGAAGGCCGCGCGCATCGCCGAGAAGGGCTTCAATTCGGGCGACGCCGTGACCGTGATCAAGAAGACCGCCGTGCCCGTGAAGGCCGGCGCCCGGAAGCCCGCACCCAAGAAGTAA
- the trmD gene encoding tRNA (guanosine(37)-N1)-methyltransferase TrmD, translating into MSGVGWTARVLTLFPEMFPGPLGHSLAGKALAAGLWSLEAVDIRYFAGDKHRSVDDAAFGGGPGLVMRPDVIDAALAAVMGAPGPEREHAGAGPLIYLTPRGRPLTQDRVQALAAERQVTVLCGRYEGVDQRVLDAWQVEEVSVGDYVLSGGEPAAIVLIDACVRLLPGVMGDAETLAEESFEGGLLEYPHYTRPQEWRGRKVPEVLASGHHENIRAWRRAQSEETTRERRPDLWARHQAVRQ; encoded by the coding sequence ATGAGTGGCGTCGGCTGGACCGCGCGGGTGCTGACGCTGTTCCCGGAAATGTTCCCGGGGCCGCTCGGCCATTCGCTCGCCGGCAAGGCGCTGGCGGCCGGGTTGTGGTCCCTGGAAGCGGTGGACATCCGCTATTTCGCGGGTGATAAGCACCGTTCCGTGGACGATGCCGCGTTCGGCGGCGGACCTGGCCTGGTAATGCGGCCGGACGTGATCGACGCCGCGCTGGCCGCCGTCATGGGCGCGCCCGGCCCGGAGCGCGAGCATGCCGGCGCCGGCCCGCTCATCTATCTGACGCCGCGCGGCCGGCCGCTGACCCAGGACCGGGTGCAGGCGCTGGCGGCGGAGCGGCAGGTGACGGTGCTGTGCGGCCGCTACGAAGGGGTCGACCAGCGCGTCCTAGACGCGTGGCAGGTCGAGGAGGTCAGCGTCGGCGACTACGTCCTGTCGGGCGGCGAGCCGGCGGCCATCGTCCTGATCGACGCCTGCGTTCGGTTGCTGCCGGGCGTCATGGGCGATGCCGAGACCCTGGCGGAAGAGAGTTTCGAAGGGGGGTTGCTCGAGTACCCCCATTACACGCGCCCCCAGGAATGGCGGGGGCGCAAGGTGCCGGAGGTGCTTGCCTCCGGCCACCACGAGAATATTCGCGCCTGGCGGCGCGCCCAGTCGGAGGAGACGACGCGCGAGCGACGTCCCGATCTCTGGGCCCGCCACCAGGCCGTCCGGCAGTGA
- the rpsP gene encoding 30S ribosomal protein S16, translating into MLKIRLARGGAKKRPFYSIVVTDSRNPRDGRFLEKLGTYNPMLARDHADRITLNDERATHWLKFGAQPTDRVARFLADRGLRAPVVHKETPKQSAPKAKAQERAKAAADAA; encoded by the coding sequence ATGCTGAAGATCCGGCTTGCCCGCGGCGGCGCCAAGAAGCGCCCCTTCTATTCGATCGTCGTCACCGACTCGCGCAACCCGCGCGACGGCCGCTTCCTCGAGAAGCTCGGCACCTACAACCCGATGCTGGCGCGCGACCATGCCGACCGCATCACCCTGAACGACGAGCGCGCCACCCACTGGCTGAAGTTCGGCGCCCAGCCGACCGACCGCGTCGCCCGCTTCCTGGCCGATCGCGGCCTGCGCGCGCCGGTCGTCCACAAGGAGACGCCCAAGCAGAGCGCCCCCAAGGCCAAGGCCCAGGAGCGTGCCAAGGCCGCCGCGGACGCCGCCTGA
- the rimM gene encoding ribosome maturation factor RimM (Essential for efficient processing of 16S rRNA): MTRNGAEAAAGDGDALVLVGQVVGVHGVRGNVRIKSYTDDPAGFGRYDPLLDGAGRPVKLRVVGEAKGTVVVQFQGVVDRNAAETLRGTRLFVPRSALPAPDEEEFYHADLIGLAVETVAGQPLGRVLEVANYGAGDMLEVRPAQGPSLLVPFTRAIVPVVDLVGGRVVVDPPAGLLDPVRPDERDGRDDRLADAEDEVPGDEVQGDEVQGDDREARP; encoded by the coding sequence ATGACACGCAACGGGGCGGAGGCCGCCGCTGGCGACGGCGACGCGCTGGTGCTGGTCGGCCAGGTCGTCGGCGTTCATGGCGTGCGCGGCAACGTGCGGATCAAGAGCTACACCGACGATCCGGCCGGCTTCGGCCGGTACGACCCGCTCCTCGACGGGGCGGGGCGGCCGGTGAAGCTGCGCGTCGTCGGCGAGGCCAAGGGCACGGTGGTGGTGCAGTTCCAGGGGGTCGTCGACCGCAACGCGGCCGAGACCCTGCGCGGCACCCGGCTGTTCGTCCCGCGCTCGGCGCTGCCGGCACCCGACGAGGAAGAGTTCTACCACGCCGACCTGATCGGGCTGGCGGTGGAGACGGTGGCGGGCCAGCCGCTCGGCCGCGTGCTCGAGGTCGCCAACTATGGCGCCGGCGACATGCTGGAAGTGCGGCCGGCCCAGGGGCCCTCGCTGCTGGTGCCGTTCACCCGCGCGATCGTGCCCGTGGTCGACCTGGTCGGTGGCCGCGTCGTCGTCGATCCGCCGGCCGGCCTGCTCGACCCGGTGCGCCCGGACGAGCGCGACGGGCGGGACGATCGCCTGGCGGACGCGGAAGACGAAGTCCCGGGCGACGAAGTACAGGGCGACGAAGTACAGGGCGACGACCGGGAGGCCCGGCCATGA